From the Thermosipho affectus genome, one window contains:
- the rd gene encoding rubredoxin, whose translation MKRYVCSVCGYVYDPEVGDPDNGVEPGTPFEKLPEDWVCPVCGVGKDQFEVEE comes from the coding sequence ATGAAGAGATACGTATGTAGTGTATGTGGATATGTATATGATCCAGAAGTAGGGGATCCAGACAATGGGGTAGAGCCAGGGACACCATTTGAGAAATTGCCAGAAGATTGGGTATGTCCAGTATGTGGGGTAGGCAAAGACCAATTTGAAGTAGAAGAATAA
- a CDS encoding peroxiredoxin: protein MSLPLIGEKVPEFEAVTTKGVIRFPDDFKGKWVVLFSHPADFTPVCTTEFVAFQKRYDEFQKINTELVGLSIDQVFSHIKWVEWIKEKLNVEIKFPVIADDRGKIAEMLGMIHPAKGTNTVRAVFIIDPKGILRAILYYPQELGRNMDEILRMVKGLQTVDENGVALPANWPNNELVNDEVIVPPASSVKEAEQRLKEYECYDWWFCHKKLK, encoded by the coding sequence ATGAGTTTACCACTTATTGGGGAGAAGGTTCCAGAATTTGAGGCAGTTACTACGAAAGGAGTTATAAGGTTTCCAGATGATTTTAAGGGAAAATGGGTTGTGTTATTTAGTCATCCGGCGGATTTTACACCAGTTTGTACAACGGAATTTGTTGCGTTTCAGAAGAGATACGATGAATTTCAAAAGATAAACACGGAATTGGTTGGATTAAGCATTGATCAGGTATTTTCACATATAAAGTGGGTTGAGTGGATCAAAGAAAAACTTAATGTTGAAATTAAATTCCCAGTTATAGCAGATGATAGAGGGAAAATTGCAGAAATGCTTGGGATGATTCATCCAGCAAAAGGTACTAATACGGTAAGAGCTGTATTCATAATTGATCCAAAAGGAATTTTAAGAGCTATTCTTTATTATCCACAAGAACTTGGAAGGAACATGGATGAGATTTTGAGAATGGTAAAAGGGTTGCAAACAGTTGATGAGAATGGAGTTGCTTTGCCAGCAAATTGGCCTAACAATGAACTTGTCAATGATGAGGTAATTGTTCCACCTGCAAGTAGCGTAAAAGAAGCAGAACAAAGGTTAAAGGAATACGAATGCTACGATTGGTGGTTCTGTCATAAAAAGTTAAAATGA
- a CDS encoding Fur family transcriptional regulator: protein MESYAKILKLHDIRPTIQRIQILKFIIESKVHPSADEIYEELKSKIHAISRATVYNTVNLLSEKGVIKEVITPSAIRYDYEIVPHHHFFCLKCKKVYDVFGELPEIQKVDSIDGHLVKKIQYCLVGICKKCLNGGE, encoded by the coding sequence ATGGAGAGTTATGCGAAGATTTTAAAGCTTCACGATATAAGACCAACTATTCAGAGAATACAGATTTTAAAATTTATAATTGAAAGTAAAGTACATCCATCTGCTGATGAAATATACGAAGAGTTAAAGTCAAAGATACATGCTATTTCAAGGGCTACTGTTTATAACACCGTTAATTTGTTGAGTGAGAAAGGGGTAATAAAAGAGGTAATTACACCATCTGCGATAAGATATGATTATGAAATTGTTCCACATCATCATTTTTTCTGTTTGAAGTGTAAAAAAGTTTACGATGTATTTGGTGAATTACCAGAAATTCAAAAAGTGGATAGTATAGATGGGCATTTGGTAAAAAAAATCCAGTATTGTTTAGTTGGAATTTGTAAAAAATGTTTAAATGGAGGTGAGTAG